The genomic interval GCTACAGGATATACTTACAGTGATATTATCGGAACGGGTGAAGCCATGCAGAAAATGTTCCACCTCTTAGGGCAGGTGGCTTATGCCAACAGTACGGTATTGATACTGGGGGAAACAGGCACCGGTAAGGAACTGGTAGCCCGGGCCATCCACAACTCGTCTCCGCGGAAAGATAAGTTAATGGTAAAAGTGAATTGCGCTGCTATGCCGGCCAGCCTGATAGAGAGTGAGTTGTTCGGGCATGAGAAAGGCAGTTTCACCGGGGCAACGGAACGCAGGATCGGGAAATTTGAACTGGCCAATAAAGGCACTTTGTTCCTCGATGAAATAGGAGAGATGCCGGTAGACCTGCAGGTGAAGCTGTTACGGGCCATCCAGGAAAAAGAGATCGAACGCATAGGTGGCAGAGGGCCTATTAAGGTGGATGTCCGCATCATAGCAGCTACTAACCGCAATCTGAAGAAAGAGGTAGCAGAGGGCCGTTTCAGGGAAGACCTGTTCTACCGCCTGAATGTATTTCCCATTACACTGCCTCCGCTACGGGAACGCAGGGAAGATATTCCCGCACTGGCCAATCACTTCATAGGAAAATACTCACGGAATGCAGGCCGTAAGGAGATGAGCATTTCCAGTAAGGCCATGAAAGAGCTGATGAGTTATGACTGGCCGGGGAATGTCAGGGAACTGGAGCATCTCCTGGAAAGAAGTGTGTTGCTCACAAGTGGCAACGTTATCAAAGAAATAGATCTGCCTGTTATCTACAAGAATACGGTGAAGGAAGAAAAAGACTATACCAAAACACTGGCGGAAATGGAACGGGAAT from Chitinophaga filiformis carries:
- a CDS encoding sigma 54-interacting transcriptional regulator; amino-acid sequence: MAKSTHKTTTHTSDDQDALEKKIRQQEILLSLSAEIIRIKNKPGLMAMIRETLGQLFSFSHAIVTLICEDRKHWKTFLVDSDSTTRQHKQYNDLITHTYPIQDGIYNKVLEAEGCVVFDLDELVARGNAPSHIIIQHEAGIKEIAAITLVCDNIQLGVLSFYAKTHGAFTKDARDIIEQIVGQVSLAVANVQQMEEINRYKQQLEEENHYFREASATGYTYSDIIGTGEAMQKMFHLLGQVAYANSTVLILGETGTGKELVARAIHNSSPRKDKLMVKVNCAAMPASLIESELFGHEKGSFTGATERRIGKFELANKGTLFLDEIGEMPVDLQVKLLRAIQEKEIERIGGRGPIKVDVRIIAATNRNLKKEVAEGRFREDLFYRLNVFPITLPPLRERREDIPALANHFIGKYSRNAGRKEMSISSKAMKELMSYDWPGNVRELEHLLERSVLLTSGNVIKEIDLPVIYKNTVKEEKDYTKTLAEMEREYIVEVLKRCNGKVFGPGGAAEVLGLRVSTLNSRIKKLGIKKETLIS